TTTACCTGATACTAAAATAAATCTCACTTTAACAATTGCATAAGATTTTTCATTTTCAATACTATTATAAAGATTTATAACATTTGTTTTTAAAATATAATCAAAATCAATATTTGCTTTTTCTTGTAACACAATATTAAAAATATTACTGTCAATTATTCCTTGAGTTAAATTATTATGAATCATATAACTTGGAGAATTTATCCATTTATTTATTGCATATTTTTCAAATAAATATGGCTTAGTAGAATAAAATATTTTTCTAGAATTAAAGTTTTTATTTACTTTAGGTATTTCTACATATATTGATTTTGAATTAGTAGAAAAAGTATTTTTATTTACTTTAAAATCAATAGAATATAAATTAGTAGGTAATACATCTTGTTTTAAAGTACATCCAGAAACAATAATACTTATAAAAAAACAAATAAAAAAACTAACACTATTTTTCAT
This genomic interval from Poseidonibacter antarcticus contains the following:
- a CDS encoding ABC-type transport auxiliary lipoprotein family protein, whose product is MKNSVSFFICFFISIIVSGCTLKQDVLPTNLYSIDFKVNKNTFSTNSKSIYVEIPKVNKNFNSRKIFYSTKPYLFEKYAINKWINSPSYMIHNNLTQGIIDSNIFNIVLQEKANIDFDYILKTNVINLYNSIENEKSYAIVKVRFILVSGKKLVKTFTYNKRILSQKNNPYGFVLSTNKAFEEIINDLSFQLSEIK